The Chroicocephalus ridibundus chromosome 2, bChrRid1.1, whole genome shotgun sequence genome includes a region encoding these proteins:
- the OTUD1 gene encoding OTU domain-containing protein 1, whose translation MQLYSSVITHYPAGGTAAAATAAPPSAAGVFKVSLSPGPPSAEAPSAADAAGPSPSAESPAKAGFVPGGGSSSSSAATMPAFSSCLEVMPSGPAAGPGGRPAGGPQYSSCAQVTVSRRRPLERIVPIRIVQRAEAPGELVPASPRSRAWLEGILESMRQAGGDGPAAAPPPPAEEPSNRSLRLSEHCQALQAAAAGGQPGLVPGCRPAERSVGQAQPAGGPPAVGEEEEEGAGGAGVRRGPGGRPERSEKLALYLAEVEKQDKYLRQKGRFRFHIIPDGNCLYRAVCKAVYGDQRLHGELREQTVHYIADHLDHFNPIIEGDVGEFLIGAAQDGAWAGYPELLAMGQMLNVNIHLTTGGRPESPTVSTMVHYLGPEDPTRPSIWLSWLSNGHYDAVLDCVYPNPEYEAWCRQTQVQRRRDEELAKSMAVSLSKMYIEQNACS comes from the coding sequence ATGCAGCTCTACAGCTCCGTGATCACCCACTACCCGGCGGGTGggacggccgccgccgccacagccGCCCCGCCGAGCGCCGCCGGTGTCTTCAAGGTCTCCCTGTCGCCGGGACCCCCCTCCGCGGAGGCACCGAGCGCCGCCGACGCCGCGGGCCCCAGCCCATCCGCCGAGAGCCCCGCAAAGGCCGGCTTCGTTCCcggggggggaagcagcagcagcagcgccgccACCATGCCcgccttctcctcctgcctggagGTGATGCCcagcggccccgcggcggggcccggcgggcggccggcgggcggcCCGCAGTACAGCTCCTGCGCCCAGGTCACCGTCAGCCGGCGGCGGCCGCTGGAGCGGATCGTGCCCATCCGCATCGTGCAGCGAGCCGAGGCCCCCGGCGAGCTGGTGCCGGCCTCGCCGCGCAGCCGCGCCTGGCTGGAGGGCATCCTGGAGAGCATGCGGCAGGCCGGGGGGgacggcccggccgccgccccgccgccgcccgccgaaGAGCCCAGCAACCGCAGCCTGCGCCTCAGCGAGCACTGCCAGGCGCTGcaggcggcggccgccggcggccAGCCCGGGCTGGTCCCCGGCTGTCGCCCCGCCGAGAGGAGCGTCGGCCAGGCGCAGCCCGCCGGCGGCCCCCCGGCCgtcggggaggaggaggaggagggcgccGGGGGTGCCGGTGTGCGCAGGGGGCCGGGCGGCAGGCCGGAGCGCAGCGAGAAGCTGGCGCTGTACCTGGCCGAGGTGGAGAAGCAGGACAAGTACCTGCGGCAGAAGGGCCGGTTCCGCTTCCACATCATCCCCGACGGGAACTGCCTCTACCGCGCCGTCTGCAAGGCGGTGTACGGGGACCAGCGGCTGCACGGCGAGCTCCGCGAGCAGACCGTCCACTACATCGCCGACCACCTGGACCACTTCAACCCCATCATCGAGGGCGACGTGGGAGAGTTCCTCATCGGCGCCGCCCAGGACGGGGCCTGGGCCGGCTACCCGGAGCTGCTGGCCATGGGGCAGATGCTGAACGTGAACATCCACCTCACCACGGGCGGCCGGCCCGAGAGCCCCACCGTTTCCACCATGGTTCACTACCTGGGGCCCGAGGACCCGACACGGCCCAGTATCTGGCTGAGCTGGCTTAGCAATGGGCACTACGATGCTGTGCTGGACTGCGTGTACCCCAACCCGGAGTATGAGGCCTGGTGCAGACAGACTCAGGTACAGCGCAGACGGGATGAGGAGCTGGCCAAGTCCATGGCGGTGTCCTTGTCCAAGATGTACATTGAGCAGAATGCCTGCTCCTGA